One region of Bradyrhizobium betae genomic DNA includes:
- the ihpA gene encoding divalent metal ion exporter subunit IhpA: MSCRRTAARLACAMAILVGPWLTQHTHAQTLTMRAALSRALAASPRLTAAERDVGIATGQRIQAGALLNPELSYEQDNSLGSGIYRGTRSAETTLQISQAFELFGKRDARIAAGAAGIEVAAIQRKAVRLEVLSETAIAFLSVLGAQRRIQILDEQISAIDKLTPLLRRRVEAGASSPAETGRAEVASALVKADRERFKATLASARRELAVLMGDSTAKFGEVSGRLDTMGKPPTFQSVVAAIDANPQLVRWTAVYAQRNAELLMARLRPYPDVRIAAGWRHFNETNDDAVRLSVSVPIPVFDQNQGNILSAQESLAKTRAEREANRNTLIVIAGRAYDSLQGSLRELAVLRETAIPKASEAAEAISQGYGQGRFTLLEVLDAQASVSQARLREQEALQNFHAGVATIEGLVGNPFALAREGAR, encoded by the coding sequence ATGTCTTGCAGACGGACTGCCGCGCGCCTCGCGTGCGCGATGGCGATTCTCGTTGGCCCCTGGCTGACGCAGCACACTCACGCCCAGACGCTGACGATGCGCGCAGCGCTGTCGCGCGCGTTGGCCGCAAGCCCACGCCTGACGGCGGCGGAACGCGATGTCGGCATCGCGACGGGCCAGCGCATCCAGGCGGGCGCGCTCCTCAATCCGGAACTGTCCTATGAACAGGACAACTCCCTCGGCTCGGGCATCTATCGCGGCACCAGATCGGCCGAGACCACACTCCAGATCAGCCAGGCCTTCGAGCTGTTCGGCAAGCGTGACGCGCGGATCGCCGCGGGCGCGGCCGGCATCGAGGTCGCCGCGATCCAGCGCAAGGCCGTCAGGCTGGAGGTGCTGTCGGAGACCGCGATCGCCTTCCTCAGCGTGCTCGGAGCGCAGCGCCGCATCCAGATCCTCGACGAGCAGATCAGCGCAATCGACAAACTGACGCCGCTGTTGCGCCGCCGCGTCGAGGCCGGCGCCTCCTCACCGGCCGAGACCGGCCGTGCCGAGGTCGCTTCCGCCCTGGTGAAGGCCGACCGCGAACGCTTCAAGGCGACGCTCGCGAGCGCGCGGCGAGAACTCGCGGTGCTGATGGGAGACTCCACGGCCAAATTCGGTGAAGTCTCGGGCCGGCTCGACACCATGGGAAAGCCGCCGACGTTCCAGTCGGTCGTCGCCGCCATCGACGCCAATCCGCAGCTCGTGCGCTGGACCGCGGTGTATGCCCAGCGCAATGCCGAGCTGTTGATGGCGCGCTTGCGGCCCTATCCCGACGTCCGCATCGCCGCCGGCTGGCGCCATTTCAACGAGACCAATGACGATGCGGTGCGGCTCTCCGTCTCGGTGCCGATCCCCGTGTTCGACCAGAACCAGGGCAACATCCTCTCTGCGCAGGAAAGTCTCGCCAAGACCAGGGCCGAGCGCGAGGCCAACCGCAACACGCTAATCGTCATCGCCGGCCGTGCCTACGACTCGCTGCAGGGCTCGCTGCGCGAGCTCGCGGTGCTGCGCGAGACCGCAATCCCCAAGGCGAGCGAAGCGGCCGAAGCGATCTCGCAAGGCTACGGCCAGGGCCGCTTCACCCTGCTCGAAGTGCTCGATGCCCAGGCCAGCGTGTCGCAGGCGCGGCTGCGCGAGCAGGAGGCGCTGCAGAACTTCCACGCCGGCGTTGCCACCATCGAAGGCCTCGTCGGCAACCCCTTCGCGCTGGCCCGGGAGGGCGCCCGATGA
- a CDS encoding spinster family MFS transporter has product MVDVTSQVSVPTAAAAKPSARRYYVLGLLTIIYALNFLDRTIFNVLIEPIKKEFQLSDTMMGLLAGFGFALFYSLLGIPIARVADRLNRRNIVAMAFAFWSAMTALCGAASSVTSLALARIGVGIGESAGSPASQSIVADLFTKNERPRALGIYAIGTYLGIFLGYFIGGYVNQHYGWRSAFYVAGLPGILLAIVLWLTISEPKRGAMQESFVPEPLGPTLRFLASQRSFIIVLIGFCLTTYTNYATAAWIPPFLARVHHLSSAEIGTYAGTFKGLAGMAGTLFGGFVVAQISRRDDRWKLWAPAITSGLAGPVFALCMLTQDFTMMVAMLALTSFLVGFHLGPIFAIAQTVARPSMRALASALIALTATCFGQGVGPLAVGMVNDALKGSYGAEAVRYSLLSAAVTTVLGALLFVWAARTIRDDIGRAAA; this is encoded by the coding sequence ATGGTCGATGTGACGTCACAAGTGTCGGTACCAACGGCCGCCGCGGCAAAGCCCTCGGCGCGGCGCTATTACGTGCTGGGCCTGCTCACCATCATCTACGCGCTGAACTTCCTCGACCGCACGATTTTCAACGTGCTGATCGAGCCGATCAAGAAGGAGTTTCAGCTCAGCGACACCATGATGGGCCTGCTCGCGGGCTTCGGCTTCGCGCTGTTCTATTCCCTGCTCGGCATCCCCATCGCGCGTGTCGCCGACCGGCTCAACCGGCGCAACATCGTCGCCATGGCGTTTGCGTTCTGGAGCGCGATGACGGCACTGTGCGGCGCCGCCTCGAGCGTGACCTCGCTGGCGCTGGCGCGCATCGGCGTCGGCATCGGCGAATCCGCAGGCTCGCCCGCCTCGCAATCGATCGTGGCCGATCTCTTCACCAAGAACGAGCGCCCGCGCGCACTCGGCATCTACGCCATCGGCACATATCTCGGCATCTTCCTCGGTTATTTCATCGGCGGCTATGTCAACCAGCACTATGGCTGGCGATCGGCGTTCTATGTCGCGGGCCTGCCGGGTATCCTGCTCGCAATTGTCCTGTGGCTGACGATCTCCGAGCCGAAGCGCGGCGCGATGCAGGAGAGCTTCGTGCCCGAGCCGCTCGGGCCGACGCTGCGCTTCCTGGCCTCGCAACGCAGCTTCATCATCGTGCTGATCGGCTTCTGCCTCACCACCTACACCAATTACGCGACCGCGGCCTGGATCCCGCCGTTCCTCGCCCGCGTGCACCACCTGTCGAGCGCCGAGATCGGCACCTATGCCGGCACCTTCAAGGGGCTCGCCGGCATGGCCGGCACCCTGTTCGGCGGCTTCGTGGTGGCGCAAATCAGCCGCCGCGACGACCGCTGGAAGCTGTGGGCGCCCGCGATCACCTCAGGGCTCGCCGGCCCGGTGTTCGCGCTGTGCATGCTGACACAGGATTTCACGATGATGGTCGCCATGCTGGCGCTGACCTCGTTCCTGGTCGGCTTCCATCTCGGCCCGATCTTCGCGATCGCGCAGACCGTGGCCAGGCCGAGCATGCGTGCACTCGCCTCCGCCCTGATCGCGCTCACCGCCACCTGCTTCGGACAGGGCGTCGGCCCGCTCGCCGTCGGCATGGTCAACGACGCCCTGAAGGGCAGTTATGGCGCGGAGGCCGTGCGCTATTCGCTGCTCTCGGCGGCGGTCACGACCGTTCTGGGCGCCCTGCTGTTCGTCTGGGCGGCCCGCACCATCCGGGACGATATCGGCCGGGCCGCCGCCTGA
- a CDS encoding MarR family winged helix-turn-helix transcriptional regulator, with protein sequence MSQTPSGDGRASPDADESHSPAPITVILSSRLMVLANLLKRGAILRYKRLAGLSSVEFGLVASLGRRPPMSVARLAEAVGQDKGQISRALAGLVSRKLIAKAANPKDSREVLVSLTPAGLAAHDVIVEGAQERNRQLLEQLSAHEFEMLLAQIDRLTAAAEKLLEAEKLSR encoded by the coding sequence ATGAGCCAGACACCGAGCGGGGACGGGCGCGCATCGCCCGACGCGGACGAAAGCCATTCGCCAGCGCCGATCACCGTGATACTGTCGTCACGGCTGATGGTGCTCGCCAATCTGCTCAAGCGCGGCGCGATCCTGCGCTACAAGCGCCTCGCCGGATTGTCCTCGGTCGAGTTCGGCCTCGTCGCCTCGCTGGGCCGGCGGCCGCCGATGAGCGTGGCGCGGCTCGCCGAAGCCGTCGGCCAGGACAAGGGACAGATCAGCCGCGCGCTGGCCGGGCTCGTCTCACGCAAGCTGATCGCGAAAGCGGCAAACCCGAAGGACAGCCGCGAGGTGCTGGTCTCGCTGACCCCGGCAGGGCTGGCTGCGCATGACGTGATCGTCGAAGGTGCGCAGGAGCGCAATCGGCAATTGCTGGAGCAGTTGAGCGCGCACGAGTTCGAAATGCTGCTGGCGCAGATCGACCGTCTCACGGCGGCCGCCGAGAAGCTGCTCGAAGCCGAGAAGCTTTCGCGCTGA
- the pepT gene encoding peptidase T — protein sequence MSSLTFTHTVTERFLRYVTIDTQSDPESPSSPSTEKQKDLGRVLVTELKAIGIADAHLDDYGYVYGTIPANTDKKVPVICFCSHMDTSPDVTGKDVKPQMVKNYRGGDITLPGDTSQVIRFAEHPALKNQIGNDIITTDGTTLLGADNKAGVAEIMDAAHFFINNPDVKHGTIKILFTPDEEIGRGVDNVDIKKLGADFGYTMDGESAGSVEDETFSADGATIIINGVSAHPGYAKGKMEHAIKIAAAIVERLPKEGCSPETTSGKQGFLHPIGIDGALEQATLSFIVRDFTEEGLKEKEVLLETIVKDVMKDYPRSTYRFEVKEQYRNMKQVIDRHPHILEYAIEAIRRAGLRPMRTAIRGGTDGSRLSFMGLPCPNIFAGEHAFHSRLEWVSRQDMEKAVQTIVHLAMIWEEKA from the coding sequence ATGTCCTCCCTCACCTTCACGCATACCGTGACCGAGCGCTTCCTGCGCTACGTCACCATCGACACCCAGTCCGATCCGGAATCCCCTAGCTCGCCCTCCACCGAGAAGCAGAAGGACCTCGGCCGCGTGCTCGTCACCGAGCTGAAGGCCATCGGCATCGCGGACGCCCATCTCGACGATTACGGCTACGTCTATGGAACGATCCCGGCCAACACCGACAAGAAGGTGCCGGTGATCTGCTTCTGCTCGCACATGGACACCTCGCCCGACGTGACCGGCAAGGACGTCAAGCCGCAGATGGTGAAGAACTATCGCGGCGGCGACATCACGCTGCCTGGCGATACCAGCCAGGTGATCCGCTTCGCCGAGCACCCGGCGCTGAAGAACCAGATCGGCAACGACATCATCACCACCGACGGCACCACGCTGCTTGGGGCCGACAACAAGGCCGGCGTCGCCGAGATCATGGATGCCGCACACTTCTTCATCAACAACCCCGATGTGAAGCACGGCACGATCAAGATCCTGTTCACGCCCGACGAGGAGATCGGCCGCGGCGTCGACAATGTCGACATCAAGAAGCTGGGCGCCGATTTCGGCTACACCATGGACGGCGAGAGCGCAGGCTCCGTCGAGGACGAGACGTTCTCGGCCGACGGTGCCACCATCATCATCAACGGCGTCAGCGCCCATCCCGGCTATGCCAAGGGCAAGATGGAGCACGCGATCAAGATCGCGGCGGCCATCGTCGAGCGACTGCCGAAGGAAGGCTGTTCGCCCGAGACGACGTCGGGCAAGCAGGGCTTTCTGCATCCGATCGGCATCGACGGCGCGCTGGAACAGGCAACGCTTTCCTTCATCGTACGCGACTTCACCGAGGAAGGGTTGAAGGAAAAGGAAGTCCTGCTCGAGACCATCGTCAAGGACGTGATGAAGGACTATCCGCGTTCGACCTACAGATTCGAGGTGAAGGAGCAGTACCGCAACATGAAGCAGGTGATCGACCGTCACCCGCACATCCTCGAATACGCCATCGAGGCGATCCGCCGCGCCGGCCTGCGCCCGATGCGCACCGCGATCCGCGGCGGCACCGACGGCTCGCGCCTGTCCTTCATGGGCCTGCCCTGCCCCAACATCTTCGCCGGCGAGCACGCGTTCCACTCGCGTCTGGAATGGGTCAGCCGTCAGGACATGGAGAAGGCGGTGCAGACGATTGTGCACCTTGCGATGATTTGGGAGGAAAAGGCTTAG
- the ihpB gene encoding divalent metal ion exporter adaptor subunit IhpB: protein MKISSTILVAILAAAIGAYGYALLAPAKVAPTEHAADKKPEKPNDHVEQDEHGADRIRISDVKLAAAGVTLAEAASATLTDTLAFNGILRANQEAVVQVTPRFPGIAKSLPKRIGDRVGKDDLLATIESNQSLTVYELKAPLAGTVIERQISLGEYASEQKPAFVVADLSSIWVDLSVYRQDLRRVRLNDEVLINPDDGRGEIKGTISYMAPIGSSETQTALARVVLPNPDGRLRPGLFVTARLILAARNVAVAVRRSAIQTLENRTIVFVREDGDKIEARPVELGDADPKFVEIRAGLAAGERYVAENSFVVKAEMGKGDGDHD from the coding sequence ATGAAAATCTCCTCCACCATCCTCGTCGCCATCCTTGCCGCCGCGATCGGCGCCTACGGCTATGCCCTGCTCGCCCCGGCCAAGGTCGCGCCGACCGAGCATGCCGCGGACAAGAAGCCGGAGAAGCCGAACGACCATGTCGAGCAGGACGAGCACGGCGCCGACCGCATCCGCATCTCCGACGTCAAGCTGGCCGCCGCCGGCGTCACGCTGGCCGAAGCCGCGAGTGCCACGCTGACCGACACGCTCGCCTTCAACGGCATCCTGCGCGCCAATCAGGAAGCGGTCGTTCAGGTCACACCCCGCTTTCCCGGAATTGCAAAGTCGCTTCCGAAGCGCATCGGCGACAGGGTCGGCAAGGATGATCTGCTCGCCACCATCGAGAGCAACCAGAGCCTCACCGTGTACGAGCTGAAGGCGCCGCTGGCGGGCACCGTCATCGAGCGGCAGATCTCGCTCGGCGAATACGCCTCCGAGCAGAAGCCGGCCTTCGTCGTCGCCGACCTCTCCAGCATCTGGGTCGACCTGTCGGTCTACCGGCAGGACCTGCGGCGCGTGCGCCTCAACGACGAGGTGCTGATCAATCCGGACGACGGTCGCGGCGAGATCAAGGGCACGATTTCCTACATGGCGCCGATCGGCTCGAGCGAAACCCAGACCGCGCTGGCCCGCGTGGTGCTGCCAAATCCCGATGGTCGCCTGCGTCCCGGCCTGTTCGTCACGGCGCGGCTGATCCTGGCCGCCCGCAATGTCGCGGTCGCCGTGCGCCGCAGCGCGATCCAGACGCTGGAGAACAGGACCATCGTGTTCGTCCGCGAGGACGGCGACAAGATCGAGGCGCGCCCGGTCGAGCTCGGGGATGCCGATCCCAAATTCGTGGAGATCCGCGCCGGCCTTGCCGCCGGCGAGCGCTATGTCGCCGAGAACAGCTTTGTCGTGAAGGCCGAGATGGGCAAGGGAGACGGCGACCATGATTGA
- a CDS encoding efflux RND transporter permease subunit: MIDALLAFSVRQRWLVVLLALAAGAVSAWNFTRLPIDAVPDVTNVQVQINTRAPGLSPLEAEQRITFPIETAMGGLPRLDYTRSISRYGLSQVTVVFQDGTDIYFARQLVNERIQQAKDQLPAGTEVAMGPISTGLGEIYVYSVEAKAGAKSPTGAEFTPTELRTIQDWIIKPQLRTVPGVIEVNSIGGYERQFHVLPVPGRLMAYKLGFRDIMTALAANNANVGAGYIERNGEQYLVRAPGQVADIADIRDIVIGSRGGVPVRIRDVAEVSEGHDLRTGAATTNGSETVLGTAMLLIGENSRSVAQRVAARLKEIAKSLPDGVIARAVYDRTHLVEATIQTVEKNLVEGAALVIAVLFLILGNIRAALITACVIPLSMLFTITGMVEGKVSANLMSLGAIDFGIIVDGAVIIVENCLRLLAVEQHRRGRLLSLEERLETIRAGSSEVIKPSLFGTLIIAVVYLPVLTLTGTEGKMFTPMALTVLMALAGAALLSVTFVPAAVAMVVTGKVSETENIFMRAAKRIYVPLLDRAIRYRRSVAFAAVLIVAGSLFAATRMGGEFIPSLDEGDITIETIRIPGTSLTQSVDIQLRLEKAVRQVPEVATIFSKIGTAEIANDPMPPNVADTYVTLKPRDEWPDPAKPKDEVVAELERAANTLPGTAYGMTQPIQMRFNELIAGIRSDVGVKIFGDDLDVLAGIAQQVNGVVRGIEGAADVKTEQIAGLPILTVKLDRPALSRYGLSIGEVQNLVEIAIGGKPAGKLFEGDRRFDIVVRLPESLRADPDAIKSLPIPLPPGEDVAAVTKTAWPGANAPLRYVPLSSVATIEVAPGPNQISRENGKRRIVVMANVRGRDLRSFVAETQAAVAEKVKLPPGYWIGWGGQFEQLVSATKRLTMVVPVALLLVFLLLFTSMGSVADAALVFSGVPLALTGGVAALLLRGIPLSISAGVGFIALSGVAVLNGLVIIAFIERLRSEGRPVAEAVREGALTRLRPVLMTALVASLGFVPMALATGAGAEVQRPLATVVIGGIISSTVLTLLVLPALYLLFRRDVARETPTMAPDLAASGER; this comes from the coding sequence ATGATTGACGCCCTCCTCGCCTTCTCGGTCCGCCAGCGCTGGCTGGTGGTGCTGCTCGCGCTCGCGGCCGGCGCCGTCAGTGCCTGGAATTTCACGCGCCTGCCGATCGACGCCGTGCCTGATGTCACCAACGTGCAGGTCCAGATCAACACCCGCGCGCCCGGCCTGTCGCCGCTCGAAGCCGAGCAACGGATCACCTTCCCGATCGAGACCGCGATGGGCGGCCTGCCCAGGCTCGACTACACCCGCTCGATCTCGCGCTATGGGCTCAGCCAGGTCACCGTCGTGTTCCAGGACGGCACCGACATCTACTTCGCGCGTCAGCTCGTCAACGAGCGCATCCAGCAGGCCAAGGATCAGCTTCCTGCAGGCACCGAGGTCGCGATGGGGCCGATCTCGACCGGCCTCGGCGAGATCTACGTCTACTCGGTCGAGGCCAAAGCCGGCGCGAAGTCGCCGACCGGTGCCGAATTCACACCGACGGAGCTGCGCACCATCCAGGACTGGATCATCAAGCCGCAGCTGCGCACCGTTCCCGGCGTGATCGAGGTCAACTCGATCGGCGGCTATGAGCGGCAATTCCACGTGCTGCCGGTCCCCGGCCGGCTGATGGCCTACAAGCTCGGCTTCCGCGACATCATGACGGCGCTCGCCGCCAACAACGCCAATGTCGGCGCCGGCTATATCGAGCGCAACGGCGAGCAATATCTCGTGCGCGCGCCCGGCCAGGTCGCCGACATCGCCGACATCCGCGACATCGTGATCGGCTCGCGCGGCGGCGTACCGGTGCGGATCCGCGACGTCGCCGAGGTCAGCGAGGGACACGACCTGCGCACCGGTGCGGCGACGACAAACGGCAGCGAGACCGTGCTCGGCACCGCCATGCTGCTGATCGGCGAGAACAGCCGCAGCGTGGCCCAGCGCGTGGCGGCACGCCTCAAGGAGATCGCAAAATCGCTGCCCGACGGCGTGATCGCGCGCGCGGTCTACGACCGCACGCATCTGGTGGAAGCGACCATCCAGACCGTCGAGAAGAACCTCGTCGAGGGCGCGGCGCTGGTGATCGCGGTGCTGTTCCTGATCCTCGGCAACATCCGCGCCGCGCTGATCACAGCCTGCGTCATCCCGCTGTCGATGCTGTTCACGATCACGGGCATGGTCGAGGGCAAGGTCAGCGCCAATCTGATGAGTCTGGGCGCAATCGATTTCGGCATCATCGTCGACGGCGCGGTCATCATCGTCGAGAATTGCCTGCGCCTGCTCGCCGTCGAACAGCACCGGCGCGGCCGGCTGCTGTCGCTGGAGGAACGACTTGAAACCATCCGCGCCGGCAGCAGCGAGGTGATCAAGCCGAGCCTGTTCGGCACGCTGATCATCGCCGTCGTCTATCTCCCTGTCCTCACCCTGACGGGGACCGAGGGCAAGATGTTCACGCCGATGGCGCTGACCGTGCTGATGGCGCTCGCGGGCGCGGCGCTGTTGTCGGTGACCTTCGTCCCGGCCGCGGTGGCGATGGTCGTCACCGGCAAGGTCTCCGAGACGGAGAACATCTTCATGCGGGCAGCCAAGCGGATCTATGTGCCGCTGCTCGACCGTGCCATCCGATATCGCCGCAGCGTGGCATTCGCCGCCGTCCTCATCGTTGCCGGCAGCCTGTTTGCCGCGACGCGCATGGGCGGCGAATTCATCCCGAGCCTGGACGAAGGCGACATCACCATCGAGACCATCCGGATTCCCGGCACCAGCCTGACCCAGAGCGTCGACATACAGCTTCGGCTGGAGAAGGCGGTCAGGCAGGTGCCGGAGGTGGCGACCATCTTCTCCAAGATCGGCACCGCCGAGATCGCCAACGATCCGATGCCGCCGAACGTCGCCGACACCTATGTCACGCTGAAGCCGCGCGATGAATGGCCCGATCCCGCCAAGCCGAAGGACGAGGTCGTCGCCGAGCTCGAGCGCGCCGCCAACACCCTGCCCGGCACCGCCTATGGCATGACCCAGCCGATCCAGATGCGCTTCAACGAGCTCATCGCCGGCATCCGCAGCGACGTCGGCGTCAAGATTTTCGGCGACGACCTCGACGTGCTCGCCGGCATTGCCCAGCAGGTCAACGGCGTGGTCCGCGGCATCGAGGGCGCCGCCGACGTCAAGACCGAGCAGATCGCCGGCCTGCCGATCCTCACCGTCAAGCTCGACCGCCCGGCGCTGTCGCGCTACGGGCTCAGCATCGGTGAGGTGCAGAACCTCGTCGAGATCGCGATCGGCGGCAAGCCGGCTGGCAAGCTGTTCGAGGGCGATCGCCGCTTCGACATCGTTGTGCGCCTGCCGGAGAGCCTGCGCGCCGATCCGGACGCGATCAAGTCGCTGCCGATCCCGCTGCCGCCGGGCGAGGATGTGGCGGCCGTCACGAAAACCGCATGGCCGGGCGCAAACGCGCCGTTGCGGTACGTCCCGCTGTCCTCCGTCGCGACGATCGAGGTCGCGCCGGGCCCGAACCAGATCAGCCGCGAGAACGGCAAGCGCCGCATCGTGGTGATGGCCAATGTCAGGGGGCGCGATCTGCGCTCCTTCGTCGCCGAGACGCAAGCCGCCGTCGCGGAGAAGGTCAAGCTGCCGCCGGGTTACTGGATCGGCTGGGGCGGACAGTTCGAGCAACTGGTCTCCGCGACCAAGCGGCTGACAATGGTCGTTCCGGTGGCGCTGCTGCTGGTGTTCCTGCTGTTGTTCACGAGCATGGGATCGGTGGCCGATGCGGCGCTGGTGTTCTCCGGCGTGCCGCTGGCGCTGACCGGCGGCGTCGCGGCGCTGCTGCTGCGCGGCATTCCGTTGTCGATCAGCGCCGGCGTCGGCTTCATCGCGCTGTCGGGCGTTGCCGTGCTCAACGGCCTCGTCATCATCGCCTTCATCGAGCGGCTGCGCAGCGAGGGGCGGCCCGTCGCCGAGGCCGTGCGCGAGGGCGCGCTGACGCGGCTACGCCCGGTGCTGATGACGGCACTGGTGGCGTCCCTCGGCTTCGTGCCGATGGCGCTCGCGACCGGTGCCGGCGCCGAGGTGCAGCGGCCGCTCGCGACCGTGGTGATCGGCGGCATCATCTCTTCGACCGTGCTGACGCTACTGGTGCTGCCGGCGCTCTATTTGCTGTTCCGCCGTGACGTCGCGCGCGAAACGCCTACAATG
- a CDS encoding HU family DNA-binding protein — translation MAKKDSAKKDSAKKDSAKKAAAPATITLKHLAADIADSQDLSKKRAEAVLTDMVDLITKHLKKGDRVRIVGLGILQVRKRAARTGRNPATGEAIHIKASKKVTFRPVKELKEAI, via the coding sequence ATGGCTAAAAAGGATTCGGCTAAAAAGGATTCGGCCAAGAAGGATTCCGCGAAGAAGGCAGCCGCTCCCGCCACCATCACGCTCAAGCACCTCGCCGCTGACATTGCGGACAGCCAGGACCTCTCCAAGAAGCGCGCCGAGGCCGTCCTGACCGATATGGTCGATCTGATCACCAAGCACCTGAAGAAGGGCGACCGGGTCCGGATCGTCGGGCTTGGCATCCTTCAGGTCCGCAAGCGCGCCGCCCGCACCGGCCGCAATCCCGCCACCGGCGAAGCCATCCACATCAAGGCCAGCAAGAAGGTCACCTTCCGCCCGGTCAAGGAACTGAAAGAGGCGATCTGA
- a CDS encoding aromatic ring-hydroxylating dioxygenase subunit alpha → MTITQRDRDLGTAYAMKPANTRTELTSVARGTPMGELLRRYWHPVGLVSDATDTPKKVRALGEDLILFRDKHGRAGLLHARCCHRGTTLYYGKVEEDGIRCCYHGWKFDTEGHCLEQPCEPDGGAFKDKVRQPWYPIEERYGLIFAYMGPAEKRPVLPRYECLENMDDGEFVEADDSSIGGGGPAVIPCNWLQHFENVVDPYHVPVLHGSFSGPQFTSMMASMPEVTFDKTPRGIAVRSIRKQDDGKVFYRVTEAALPTLRVVPNPRVAQFARVESIGWTLPIDDTSFRIYVAGRVKTSGDIGRMRSKFNGKFWWDMTEQEHQQFPGDYEAQVGQGAVTVHSEEHFGQSDRGILMIRRMLAEQLEAMEADRDPIGVSFDASAPPVEFEAGNYIRDA, encoded by the coding sequence ATGACTATTACCCAGCGGGATCGCGATCTCGGCACGGCCTACGCGATGAAGCCCGCGAACACGCGCACCGAGCTCACGTCGGTCGCGCGCGGCACACCGATGGGCGAGCTGCTACGCCGCTACTGGCATCCGGTCGGACTCGTCAGCGACGCCACCGACACGCCGAAGAAAGTCCGCGCGCTCGGCGAGGATTTGATCCTGTTCCGCGACAAGCATGGCCGGGCCGGCCTGTTGCACGCCCGCTGCTGCCATCGCGGCACCACGCTCTACTACGGCAAGGTCGAGGAGGATGGCATCCGCTGCTGCTATCACGGCTGGAAGTTCGACACCGAGGGCCATTGCCTGGAGCAGCCCTGCGAGCCAGACGGCGGCGCGTTCAAGGACAAGGTGCGCCAGCCCTGGTATCCGATCGAGGAGCGCTACGGGCTGATCTTCGCCTATATGGGCCCGGCCGAGAAACGCCCGGTGCTGCCGCGCTACGAGTGCCTGGAAAACATGGACGACGGCGAGTTCGTCGAGGCCGACGATTCCTCAATCGGCGGCGGCGGCCCTGCGGTCATCCCCTGCAACTGGCTGCAGCACTTCGAGAACGTGGTCGATCCCTATCACGTGCCGGTGTTGCACGGCTCGTTCTCGGGGCCGCAATTCACCAGCATGATGGCGTCGATGCCGGAGGTGACGTTCGACAAGACGCCGCGCGGCATCGCCGTGCGCTCGATCCGCAAGCAGGACGACGGGAAGGTGTTCTACCGCGTCACCGAAGCTGCCCTGCCCACCCTGCGCGTCGTGCCCAATCCGCGCGTGGCGCAATTCGCCCGCGTCGAGTCGATCGGCTGGACGCTGCCGATCGACGACACGTCCTTCCGGATCTATGTCGCCGGCCGCGTCAAGACGTCAGGCGACATCGGCCGGATGCGCTCGAAGTTCAACGGCAAGTTCTGGTGGGACATGACCGAGCAAGAGCACCAGCAATTCCCCGGCGATTACGAGGCCCAGGTCGGCCAGGGCGCAGTGACCGTTCACTCCGAGGAGCATTTCGGCCAAAGCGACCGCGGCATCCTGATGATCCGGCGCATGCTGGCCGAGCAACTGGAAGCGATGGAAGCGGATCGCGACCCGATCGGCGTCTCATTTGACGCAAGTGCGCCGCCGGTCGAATTCGAAGCGGGGAATTACATTCGCGACGCGTAA